Proteins encoded by one window of Haematobia irritans isolate KBUSLIRL chromosome 2, ASM5000362v1, whole genome shotgun sequence:
- the LOC142226770 gene encoding uncharacterized protein LOC142226770, which produces MEKRKILKLEEIRNILSDLSDVDGGDSENEFLGLDSDTDDDGNQSVHIESSDNEEFDENVGGESSDEEDNIRQQHNTQKRRCMRLSSSSEEENTQNMQIEVSADGTIWKKIQEGGAVGRLPSHCIFKDLPGPTAYARRNIMEEEMSSAFLLLIDHHILEHIRNCTEIEASQVLGKKWTLSQEKLKAFIGILYGRGAYEAKGLKLSYLWNKKWGPDFFPESMSRNDFTEILRFIRFDKKK; this is translated from the coding sequence atggaaaaacgaaaaattttgaaattggaagaaATACGAAATATACTTTCGGATCTATCAGACGTTGATGGTGGTGATAGCGAAAATGAGTTTTTGGGATTGGACAGTGATACGGATGATGATGGTAATCAAAGTGTTCATATTGAAAGCAGTGATAACGAGgaatttgatgaaaatgttgGAGGCGAATCGAGTGACGAAGAAGACAACATAAGACAACAGCATAATACGCAAAAACGAAGATGTATGCGGCTTTCCTCGAGTTCTGAAGAGGAAAACACACAAAATATGCAAATTGAAGTTTCTGCTGATggaacaatttggaaaaaaatacaagAAGGGGGTGCCGTTGGAAGGTTACCAAGTCATTGCATTTTCAAAGATTTACCTGGGCCTACAGCATATGCTAGAAGAAATATTATGGAAGAAGAGATGAGCAGTGCCTTCTTACTATTGATTGATCATCatatattagaacatattagAAATTGCACTGAAATAGAAGCCTCTCAAGTTTTAGGTAAGAAGTGGACCCTTTCGCAGGAAAAACTGAAGGCTTTTATTGGAATATTGTATGGCCGTGGTGCATACGAAGCAAAAGGTTTGAAATTATCATATTTATGGAACAAAAAGTGGGGTCCTGATTTTTTTCCCGAAAGTATGAGCAGGAATGACTTTACGGAAATTTTACGTTTTATTcgctttgataaaaaaaaatga